The Fragaria vesca subsp. vesca linkage group LG2, FraVesHawaii_1.0, whole genome shotgun sequence genome includes a window with the following:
- the LOC101304641 gene encoding tocopherol cyclase, chloroplastic-like, giving the protein MESSLSLRPEPHHFSHNLNFRTPNPLLTRRNLNLGFRTNSAVSVSASASKTEPIASSAAEPVYTPTPPNRDLRTPHSGYHFDGTARKFFEGWYFKVSIPERRQSFCFMYSVENPAFRQPLTGLELAQHGPRTTGVGAQILGADDKYICQYSEESKNFWGSRHELMLGNTFVAEKQSKPPNKEVPPQEFNKRVMEGFQVTPLWHQGFIRDDGRTNYVETVRTARWEYSTRPIFGWGDVGSKQKPTAGWLAAFPVFEPHWQICLAGGLSTGWIEWDGERYEFQNAPSYSEKNWGGAFPRKWFWVQCNVFEGATGEVALTAGGGLRQIPGLSETFENAALIGVHFGGKFYEFVPWNGVVTWEIATWGHWSMAAENETHMVELEATTEDPGTTLRAPTAEAGLAPACKDTCFGVLKLQMWERRYDGSKGKMILDVKSNMAAVEVGGGPWFTAWKGKTNTPELLKRAIRAPVDVEGAYNLVPLFKPPGL; this is encoded by the exons ATGGAATCGAGTCTCTCTCTCCGTCCCGAGCCTCACCATTTCTCTCACAACCTGAACTTCCGAACCCCAAACCCCCTACTGACTCGCCGGAATCTCAACCTAGGGTTCCGAACCAACTCCGCCGTCTCCGTCTCCGCCTCCGCTTCCAAAACCGAACCGATCGCCTCCTCCGCCGCTGAACCGGTCTACACTCCCACACCTCCGAACCGGGACCTCCGGACCCCTCACAGCGG GTACCATTTCGATGGAACTGCTCGGAAATTCTTTGAGGGATGGTACTTCAAGGTCTCGATTCCGGAACGGAGGCAGAGCTTTTGCTTTATGTACTCCGTGGAGAATCCGGCGTTCCGTCAGCCTCTGACGGGGTTGGAGTTGGCTCAGCACGGACCTAGAACCACCGGAGTCGGAGCGCAGATTCTCGGCGCGGATGACAAGTACATTTGCCAGTACAGTGAAGAATCTAAGAATTTTTGGGGAA GTAGGCATGAGCTTATGTTGGGGAATACTTTTGTAGCGGAAAAACAATCAAAGCCTCCAAACAAGGAGGTTCCTCCTCAG GAATTCAATAAGAGAGTGATGGAAGGTTTCCAAGTAACTCCACTTTGGCACCAGGGTTTTATTCGTGATGATGGCAG AACAAATTATGTGGAAACTGTGCGGACCGCACGTTGGGAATACAGTACCCGCCCAATTTTTGGGTGGGGTGATGTTGGCTCCAAGCAGAAGCCAACTGCTGGATGGTTAGCAGCTTTTCCAGTATTTGAACCGCATTGGCAAATATGCTTGGCTGGTGGATTGTCAACAG GTTGGATAGAGTGGGATGGCGAAAGATATGAGTTTCAAAATGCCCCTTCTTATTCTGAAAAGAACTGGGGTGGAGCATTCCCAAGAAAATGGTTCTGG GTCCAGTGTAATGTTTTTGAAGGGGCTACAGGAGAAGTTGCTCTCACTGCAGGTGGCGGGTTGAGGCAAATACCTGGGTTATCCGAGACTTTCGAAAATGCTGCACTG ATTGGAGTTCACTTTGGTGGAAAGTTTTATGAATTTGTACCATGGAATGGTGTTGTTACTTGGGAAATTGCTACTTGGGGTCATTGGTCCATGGCTGCAGAGAATGAGACACATATG GTAGAATTAGAGGCAACCACAGAGGATCCTGGTACAACATTGCGTGCTCCAACAGCAGAAGCAGGACTTGCCCCAGCTTGTAAAGATACTTGTTTTGGTGTGCTAAAATTACAGATGTGGGAACGTAGATATGATGGCAGCAAGGGAAAG ATGATATTAGATGTTAAAAGCAACATGGCCGCAGTAGAGGTTGGAGGGGGTCCGTGGTTCACTGCTTGGAAGGGAAAAACCAATACTCCGGAGCTCCTTAAGCGGGCTATACGAGCTCCAGTCGATGTAGAAGGGGCATACAATTTGGTTCCACTATTCAAACCCCCGGGTCTATAG
- the LOC101304070 gene encoding uncharacterized protein LOC101304070, with amino-acid sequence MGVTWPPCLVVYVLSIISLTLNAGVQHTNAALSEETLKLIAEANANGPYLGLVIPNSFEMDPLLQSPNFTSSNLIIDFSGRRFRFGTIAGKQVVLVMTGLAMINAGITTQLLLSLFDIEGVVHYGIAGNANPDLHLADVVIPQFSAHTALWNWQRYGNGPEDELPLESQGDYTRDIGYLKFANFTVNVTDGTSYDNLLNNIWYQPEEIFPVDGTPEQREHAFWVEVDPFYYEISQKLEDMELEGCLNTTTCLSHTPRVARVQRGTSASIYLDNAAYRDFIYDKFNITPVDMESASVALICLQQKVPFIVIRSLSDLAGGGSADSNEADTFITLASNNSVTVLLEFVKHLSAATISLSSIDVDAYHIDGAISAKTQKLINKANKKGPYLGLVIPNTFEMNPLLESSNFTSTNLTIDFSGRRFRFGMIAEKKVLLVMTGMGMINAGITTQLLLSVFNIEGVVHYGIAGNANPDFNIADVVIPQFWSHSGLWNWQKYGDGPEDELPLESIGDFTRDIGYLRFANYTVNVTGGSSYDNLLNYIWFQEEEIFPVNGTPEERERAFWVEVDPTYYEIAKKLEGLTLESCINSTTCLSETPKVARVQRGTSASIYLYNAAYRNFIYDKFNVTPVDMESASIALICLQQNVPFITIRALSDLAGGGSSVTDDADTFFDLAANNSVIVLLEFIKELSASTLSKSTIHVL; translated from the exons ATGGGGGTAACATGGCCTCCCTGCTTAGTTGTTTATGTTCTGAGCATCATCAGCTTGACGCTAAACGCAGGAGTGCAGCACACAAATGCTGCACTATCAGAAGAGACACTGAAACTGATAGCCGAGGCCAACGCGAATGGCCCTTATTTAGGCTTGGTCATTCCTAATTCTTTCGAAATGGATCCTCTCCTTCAATCTCCCAACTTCACTTCTTCTAACTTGATTATAGATTTTTCCG GAAGAAGATTTCGGTTTGGAACCATAGCTGGAAAACAGGTCGTATTAGTCATGACAGGACTCGCCATG ATTAATGCAGGAATAACCACTCAGCTCTTGCTAAGCCTATTCGATATAGAAGGAGTGGTGCATTATGGCATAGCAGGCAATGCAAACCCAGATCTCCATCTTGCAGATGTGGTCATTCCTCAGTTTTCGGCGCATACTGCTCTTTGGAACTGGCAG AGATATGGAAATGGACCAGAAGATGAGCTGCCCCTTGAATCACAAGGAGACTACACCAGAGACATTGGCTACTTAAAATTTGCAAATTTTACAGTCAATGTGACAGATGGAACCTCATACGACAACCTATTGAACAATATTTGGTATCAACCGGAGGAAATCTTCCCCGTCGATGGAACTCCAGAACAAAGAGAGCATGCTTTCTGGGTCGAGGTTGATCCATTCTACTATGAAATTTCCCAAAAGCTAGAG GACATGGAACTTGAAGGTTGCCTAAACACGACAACATGTTTGTCACATACACCAAGAGTGGCAAGAGTCCAAAGGGGAACAAGTGCAAGCATTTACCTAGACAATGCTGCATACCGAGACTTCATATATGATAAGTTCAACATAACTCCGGTGGATATGGAAAGTGCTTCTGTTGCTTTAATATGTCTTCAGCAAAAGGTGCCGTTCATCGTCATCAGATCGCTTTCTGACTTGGCCGGCGGTGGCTCTGCGGATTCAAATGAGGCTGACACTTTCATCACTCTTGCTTCCAACAATTCAGTCACCGTTCTTTTGGAATTTGTCAAACACTTATCTGCTGCTACTATCTCACTGAGCAGCATCGATGTCGATGCTTAT CACATAGATGGTGCAATATCTGCAAAAACACAGAAGTTGATCAATAAGGCCAACAAGAAAGGCCCTTACTTAGGATTGGTCATTCCGAATACTTTCGAAATGAACCCTCTTCTTGAGTCTTCAAACTTCACCTCTACTAACTTGACTATAGACTTTTCTG GAAGGAGATTCCGGTTTGGAATGATTGCTGAAAAGAAAGTCTTGTTAGTGATGACAGGAATGGGAATG ATTAATGCAGGTATAACAACTCAGCTTTTGTTGAGCGTGTTCAATATAGAAGGAGTGGTACATTATGGGATAGCCGGTAATGCAAACCCAGACTTCAATATTGCAGATGTGGTCATTCCTCAGTTTTGGTCCCATTCTGGTCTTTGGAACTGGCAG AAATATGGAGACGGGCCTGAAGATGAACTACCCCTTGAATCAATAGGAGACTTCACCAGAGACATTGGATATTTGAGGTTTGCAAATTACACAGTGAATGTAACCGGTGGAAGCTCATATGACAACTTGTTAAACTATATCTGGTTTCAAGAAGAGGAAATTTTCCCCGTCAACGGAACTCCAGAAGAAAGAGAGCGTGCTTTCTGGGTCGAGGTTGATCCCACCTACTATGAAATCGCCAAAAAACTCGAG GGCCTAACACTTGAAAGCTGCATAAACTCAACGACGTGTTTGTCCGAAACACCAAAAGTGGCAAGAGTCCAAAGGGGAACTAGTGCAAGCATATACCTATACAATGCTGCTTACCGGAACTTCATATATGATAAATTCAACGTAACTCCGGTGGACATGGAAAGTGCTTCTATTGCCTTGATTTGTCTTCAACAGAATGTGCCTTTTATAACCATTAGGGCTCTCTCAGACTTGGCCGGCGGTGGCTCCTCCGTTACGGACGACGCTGATACTTTCTTCGATCTTGCCGCAAATAATTCGGTTATAGTTCTCTTGGAATTCATCAAAGAGTTATCAGCTTCTACTCTATCTAAGAGCACCATCCACGTATTGTAG